In Clostridium omnivorum, the DNA window CAATGTGAGCAACTAATCTTAAATTTCGCTCTACAAGTATGTTCTTGGCTTCTTGATCCCCTTGCTTTAATTTTAGTAAATATCCTTCCTCTTCCTTTTCATCCAATGGTTGCGGAAAAGAATTACCATTAGTAATATAAGCAACTAGAAAAGTAACGCTGCCAAACACATCTAATAAACATTCAACGAAGAACACAAGCTGATCCTCCTAATAGTGCTTATTAATATATTATTCCAGATAGCTTGGCTATGTTCCTATTTTAGTTAAATTTATTTGCTTCATATGTAAATAGTTCTAACAATAGTTTGATTCAATAAAAGGTCTTAATACAATCTCGTCTAAAGCAATATTATTATCTATGTCAAGAGCTTTCAAAATTGCTTCTGCTGTACTATCCGGACTTAAATATTCTTTCCTTTCCTGTGGTCTAAAAGGAGTATTTATTCCACCTGGATATACAGAACATACCCTTATGTTATTTTTTCTTGCTTCCTTTCTTAATACTTTAGTTAATCCATCAAGTGCACTTTTAGAAGCAGTATATGAACCTAACCCTTCATTTGAAAACAAGCAGCATGTAGAAAGAATGTTTACTATCAAACCTTCTTTCCTTTCTTTCATGCCTTTATAACACTCTTTAATAAACACTAACGGAGCCACAGTATTTATTTTAAACATTAAATCAAAATCTTCAATATTAATTTCATCAACTGATGCTCTAGCAGTATTTGCACCTGCACAATTAATTAGTACATCAATAGAACCTAGTTTTTGCTCAGCGCCTTTAACAAAGGATGATATTTTATTATCATCGGTAATTTCAAAAGTATCATAATATACTCTATTTTTATCTTCTATTTCATTCAGTACCTTTTCCATCTTTTCTTTTGATCTTCCACAAAAAGCAACCTTAGCACCTTTTTTTATTAGCATAACAACCAAATTTTTGCCAAGTCCTGATGTTCCTCCAGTTACAATAACGCATTTATCTGTCCAATATCCCATTTTAATATCTCCTATATTCTTCTAATATATTTTGTCTTTAGAAATAATAACTTTTTGTATTACATTATCTAAATTAATAGATTTTGCACTAATTATATCATATTTAAATAACTTTTATTGCGAATAAGCCTCTCTTGTCAAAAACTGTTTTGATTTTAAATAATTAGGTATTATTTCTTCTTCATTATTTATAGTTATTTTTGCATATTTCTTTCTTATTTCTAGCATGTACACATTATTGTCATAAGGTAATTTGCCAATGCATTTTAGCTTTAATTTGAAGTTATCATCCAAATTACTAATATCAAACAGAGTAAGAAATCTCTTGCATCGTCCCTTAAAGGCTTTTTCAGGATCTAGATTATCTATCTCAGTATTATCAAAAATAAAATCAACATTAAAATATTCATCTTCAAAATATATATTGGACTTACAAAACTCATTAATATACTGTCTATTTTGATTTGCCCTTGAAATCCTTGAAAATTCCTCTAGTTCATCTATAAAAGTTAGAAAAGCTGAATCACCAGCAAATTTATTTATTTGAAACCCTTCACTAGTATGATCGGTAATTGCATTTAATATTGAAGCAAGTGCACTTGTCTTAATATAATCATATTTATTAGTTCTTATTGTTTTATAATCAGAATAAGTAAATGGTTTACTATTAAATACAGTTAATTTTCTAAATAGAAGAAATGCACTCATTATTCCATGTTGATAGTTTTCAAAATCCTTGGAGTATCTCATATGTCTAGAATAATCATAGAATATTTGCATATTTATCTCATTGTCTTTAAGTATTTCAATCTCCTCTTCTGTTAAACTTAATAACTCTTCTTCCTTAACACCCTTCATATCGTCATATTCATTAAAATCAAGCACCCTTTTAATAATACGTTCTGACTCTTTATTAGAATCAACTGAATAACTATAAAAGTAACTAATAAAGTTTAAAAAATCTTTTATTAAGTTATCATGTATATCAGAATAGCTAAAATCAAATTCACTATAACTTTTTATTCCA includes these proteins:
- a CDS encoding SDR family oxidoreductase; the protein is MGYWTDKCVIVTGGTSGLGKNLVVMLIKKGAKVAFCGRSKEKMEKVLNEIEDKNRVYYDTFEITDDNKISSFVKGAEQKLGSIDVLINCAGANTARASVDEINIEDFDLMFKINTVAPLVFIKECYKGMKERKEGLIVNILSTCCLFSNEGLGSYTASKSALDGLTKVLRKEARKNNIRVCSVYPGGINTPFRPQERKEYLSPDSTAEAILKALDIDNNIALDEIVLRPFIESNYC